CGCGGCCAGCGTTTGCAGCGCGGCCAGCGTGTCGTCTACTTTCAACGCGCCGGGAAGCGCGGCGCAATCTTCACGCGACACCACAACCGCCGCCGCGCCTTTGGCCAGCACGTCCGCCGCAAAATCATGCGCGTCGAAACGCTCGCCGGCCAAGGCGAAAAACACGTCGCCGCTGCGGATATCGCGGCTGTCGGTTACGATACGCTTGACTTCGGCATCACCGTTTTCAGACGGCAGCGGCAGGTTGAGGGCTTGGCGGATAAAATTCAGGGTTAGGGGGTTCATTTTCGTGTTCTGTTTTCTTTTTCGGACAATTAAACGTTTTTTTCTCTACTTTGATATTTTTTCATTGATTGATGAAGTATTTTTGCGTACCATACGAACTGACATGACCGTCGCCTCTGCACAATTTTGTGTACGCGGCGGTTTTTATTTTTGCCATAAGTGCCATTCCTTATAGTTTTCAATCAAGCCGAATCTGTTCAAACTGATATTTCTGCTCGGAACGTTTCCGGGAAACTCCTCCAACAGTCTGTCAAATCTATCTGCCCATAGAGAACCGGGGCATAGCACTTTCAGCATCGATTGCATAATGCAGAAATAAAAAAACGGGCGTTTACTGTCGACACGTTTCCAATAGCCATCCTTTGTAATCGGTGCGGAAGAACGATGAATATTGATGTTCCATAGGCGGTCATGATGTGCCGCAATATTTCGTATATCGTTCAGACTGTCTAACCATTGTGCAAAAATATCCCCGTTTACCGCACCATATTTTTGCGCTATTTGATTTTTATCCTGATATTTCATACCCCCGTAAAGCCAAGACATGGTACCGAAATCCCACAAACAGCCGGCAGCCCAAATCGGCAAGCAACCATACTTTTGCATATTATGAATAACCAACGGATTATTCTTTTTCTCCGCCCGCTTTTCCAATTCGGCAAAACGCTCCAGCCACATTTCATGCTCTGTTTTATCGGTTGATTTATTCTTTTTCTTCGTAAAATTTCCATGCAGGCAATCAGGATTTTTATGCGCCATAGGATCGTATTTACCCAAGGTATGCACAATATCTACCCGCACAGCCATTTCAATACGCTCAAGCGCATCCAAAGCTAAAAAACGCAGTTTTTTATCAAAAAGATATAGCGACAATACGCTCTCAAAATGACTGCTTTCGATAAAATCGTCCAGTAATTTTTGGTTTGTTTCATCCCATTGTCGGAAAACATGAAAATAGCCGCTCAAACGATAATACCCGATACGGCGCAGATATTTTTCCGCACGCTCCCTATCGTCAATTCGCAACCCCCTGCTTTCCAGCAATGCGACTTGGTCGGCAAAATCCCGCCACGGTTTTATCGGTTCATACATATTTTCAGACGGCCTTCCGTTATATTGTTTTTATATTTTTTTCAGAAACTTATTATTCCAACCCGATTCATCTCTCCTGATCAATCAACGGATAAGGATTCACCGCGCCGCCGTGGGTGGTATAAACGCCGTAGTGCAGGTGCGCCGGTGTTTTTTTGGCGTTGCCGGTTTTGCCCACATAGCCGATAACCTCGCCGGCCTTCACCCTGTCGTATAACTTCGCGCCGGCGAATTTTTTCAGGTGGGCGTAATAGTGCCATGCGCCGGGGCCTTGTATGCCGATCACTTTGCCGCCCAGTCTGTTTTTGCCGCGTTTGGTAACGATGCCGTCGGTGGTGCTGCGAACGGGCGTGCCTTTGTCGGCGAAAATATCCACGCCTTCGTGCCGGCGGCCGCCGCTGCGGGCCGCGCCCCATGTGTCGGCGAATTTCTGCCCTTTCACGGGGTTAATCAGGCTTTGTTCTGCGGGGGCGGGCTGCGCCCTGAGTTCGGCCAGCTCTTGGTTCGGCCGCGTGGCTTGGCAGCCCCATAAAAAAACGGAAACGGTGGCAAAGCACACCAGCCGCTTGGCGGGTTTCGATATCACTGATCGGGTTCCTTTCGTTGGTTTCAGACGGCCTCGGGTGGCGGCGCGTATCGGTTTTCCTTTCTGTTTGTTCAAGTGAGTTGTGCGTTTGTTTAATTTTCAAACGGCCTGCGGCCGCAGTTTTTATCTTGCATCTTGTTTGGCTAGCTGCCTAACTTGCCGTAATACTGGTAATCGGAAAGGCGGAATACTGCCAGGGTGCGGCCGTTTTTACGATAGGGGTAAAACAACTCGTATCTGCCGTTATCCGACACAAAGCGGATTTCATCCGATTGGTTTTGAAACACTTTTTGCAGGTATTCCCGCTCGCGCAAGTCGGCGCGGTGCAGGTAGTCGGCTTTGCGCAGGGTTTCCTGTTTGCCCTCGGCGGTGCGGTAGGTTACGGCGTCTTCCTGCCTGCCGTTATCTGCAACCGCGGCAGCCGCTGTTTCGGCAGCTCCTTCTTTCGGGATATTGCTGCCGAAATTCAGATAAACCGGCGTGCCGCCGATGTTGTCGGGCACGATAACGGTTACGCTGTTAAATGCGCTGTCTTGTTTTTCCAGCAATTCCAAATGGCCGGCGGTGTTGCGTATATAGGGCAGCCCGAAGCGGTAGGCGGTAACGGCTTCGGTTTGCTTCGGGTGGTTTTGTATCAGCCGCTGCGCCGACTCAATCAAAAGCTGCTGCTTCTGTTGGGCGGTCAGGTAATTGCCGCCGAAGAGCAGCGCGGCCAGCAGCGGGAAAACCAGCAGGCAGGCGTAGAGCCATTTTTTGCCGCTCTTAACCGACACCTCTTCGCCGCGTTCGGCGATACGGGTCAGGTTCAGCATAATGTTCAGCATCAACGCCCCCGCCATCAACGCCACCACGCCCAAAATGCTCAAGCCGAAGATTTCGGTGATGTGTTCGCGGAATACTTTCAACCCGAACACTTGAATCAGGATAAAGGCAAATACCCAATACACCAGCAGCACTATCGACACCACACCGATGATGTTGCTGGCTTTCACGAGTTTTTTTGTATCCATCATGCTTCCTCGGTTTTTCAGACGGCCTGTTCAAACAACACCCAAAGGCCGACTGAAACAGTGATTGCCACCCGGTTTCATCTTTGCGCCAGCGCTTTTTCCGCTTCTTCGAAATCGGAAAAATGATGCTTCTCGCCCTGCACGTCCTGATAAGTTTCGTGGCCTTTGCCGGCAATCAGAATGATATCGTCTGCCGCGGCGTGTTTAACCGCATATTCAATAGCGGCGCGGCGGTCGGCTTCGATGTGTTCGGGGTTAGGCACGGCGGGAAGGATGTCGTCGATAATGGCCTGCGGCTCTTCCATGCGCGGGTTGTCGCTGGTAACCACCACTTTGTCGGCGCCCGCAACGGCGGCGGCACCCATCAGCGGGCGTTTGCCTTTGTCGCGGTTGCCGCCGCAGCCGAACACGCACCAAAGGCTCGCGCCTTGCGGTTTGATTTCCTGCAAGGTGGCGAGCGCTTTTTCGAGGGCGTCCGGCGTGTGGGCGTAATCGACCACCACCAGCGGTTTGCCGGGGTTCATGATGCAGTCCATGCGGCCGGTGGCGGGGCGGATGCGGGCGAGTGCGTTTAATACCGGTTGCAGCGGGTAGCCTGCGGCGCACAACACGCCCACGCAGGCGGCGAGGTTTTGGGCGTTGAAGCAGCCGAGCAGGCGGGTTTGGCATTTGCCCGCGCCCCACGGGGTGTCAAGCATAACCGTCATGCCGCCGGATGTGGCGCTAAAGCCGGTAATGCGGATGTCGGCATCTTCGGCAAAACCGTAGCGGTAAACGGCCAGGCCGGGGCGTTCGGTTTTCAGACGGCCTGCCAGTTCGGCGCCGTATCCGTCGTCGGCATTAATCACGGCGTGTTGCAGGCCCTGCCAGTAAAACAGGCGCGATTTGATTTCGCCGTAGGCTTCCATGCTGCCGTGGTAGTCGAGGTGGTCGCGGGTGAGGTTGGTGAACACGGCCGTCTGAAAGGGCACGCCGTTAACGCGTGCTTGGTCGAGGCCGTGGCTGGACACTTCCATCGCCACGGCGCGCGCGCCTTGCTGTTTGAAGCGGTGGAGCAGGGTTTGCACGGAAACGGGGTCGGGCGTGGTGTGGGTGGCTTCTACCAACTCGCCCCAAAAGCCGTTGCCGACGGTGCCGATAACGGCACAGCTTTTCGGGCGGCCTTCGAGCAGGTCGGCGGCTTGTGCGAGCCATTGGGTTACCGAGGTTTTGCCGTTGGTGCCGGTAACGCCCCAAACGGCGGGGCCGTTTGCATGATTGTTTGAAACGTTGCCGTACACTTCGGCGGCCAGTATGCCGGCGCGGTGTTTCAAATCTTTGATGCCTTGGTTGGGCACGCTCCATTCGGGCTGCCAGGCAAAACTGCCGTCGTCGTCCCAAAACACGAAGGCGGCGCCGTTGGCAATGGCGGCAGGAATGAAGCTGCGCCCGTCGGTGTATTCGCCCTGGCAGGCGACGAAGATGTCGCCGGGCTGGATTTTCCGGCTGTCCGAATGCAGCAAACGCCCTGCTGCGCTTTCGCACAGCAGGGGCGGCAGGTCGGTTTCAGCAGGGGGAACTCGTTCGCTGAACATAAAAAACTCTTTATCGTTTGGCCGTCTGAATGGTGGGGGTTTCCTTCAGAGGTTTGGTGGGCGACACGCCGAGAATATTCAGGCTGCCGCTCATGATGCCTTTGAACACGGGGCCGGCAACCACGCCGCCGTAGTAACCGTTGGCGGAGGGTTCGTCCACCGAAACGGCCACAATCACGCGCGGTTTCTCGGCAGGCGCAAAGCCGATGAAGGTGGCAACGTGTTTGTCGCTGGCATAACGGCCGTTGACCAGTTTGCGGGCCGTGCCGGTTTTGGCACCGACATCGAAGCCGTCAACCGCGCCCATGGTGCCGGTGCCGCCTTTTTCGGTAACGGAAATCATGATTTCACGTACGGCGCGGGCAGTTTCGGGCTTGATAATCTGCTCGCCTTTGGGCGGGGCTTCCTGTTTTTCGAAGCTTACGGGCAGCAGTTCGCCGTCGCTGGTAATCACGGTATAGGCGCGTGCCAGTTGCAGCAGGCTCATTTGCAGGCCGTAACCGAACGACATGGTGGCCTGTTCGATGGGTTTCCAGTTCTGCCATTTGCGCAGCATGCCCGGTGTTTCGCCGGGAAAGCCGGAGTGCATTCGGCGGCCTATGCCCAGGCTTTGGTAAAACGCGTGCATTTCTTCGGGCTTGAACATGGCCGACAGCTTACTGGTGCCCACGTTAGACGATTTCTGCATGATGCCGCGCACGTCGAGCGAAGGGTAAACATGGGTGTCGCGCACGGTGGCGGGGCCGATTTTGAACGGCAGGGTGTTGAAGCGCGAATTCACGCTGGCTTTGCCTTCGTCCAATGCCTTGGCAATCGGAAACGGCTTCATGGCCGAACCCGGCTCGATCATATCGGTAACGGCCCGGTTGCGGCGCTGCTCGCTGTCGGCTCCGCCGGGATTGTTGGGATCGTAGGCGGGGCTGTTTACCAGCGCCAGAATCTCGCCGGTTTGCGCATCGAGCACAACGGCGCTGCCGGCTTTGGCGCGGTGGTGGGCAATGGCTTTGTTCAGCTCGTCATAAGCCAGCGCCTGAATGCGTTGGTCGAGCGACATCACTATATCGCGGCCGTTTTGCGGATCGCGGTTGCGGGGGGAATCGAGACTGTCGACGATATTGCCTTTGTTGTCGCGCAGCACCACTTTTGCACCGTTTTCGCCGCGCAAATCGTCTTCACGCGCCAGCTCCAGCCCTTCCTGGCCTTTGCCGTCGATATTGGTGAAGCCGATAACGTGTGCAAACAGGTTGCCCATCGGGTAGTGGCGTTTGGTTTCCTGCTGGAACGCCAAGCCTTTGATGCCCAAGGCCGCCACTTTATCGGCGGTTTCTTTATTCAACTGGCGTTTCAGATAGATAAAATCTTTGTCTTTTTTCGCCAAACGCTCTTCGATGGTGGCAACGGGCACGCCGATAAGCGCCGAAAGCCGTTCAAGCTGTTCGGCCGTCGGCTGGATATCCATGCCGGAAGGCACGGCATACAGTGATTCGGTAGGGGCACTCAAGGCCAGCGTGGCGCCGTTGCGGTCGGTAATCGTGCCGCGCGAAGCGGGCAGCGCCACCGTGCGCACGAAGCGCTGGTCGCCCTGGTTTTTCAGAAATTCATGCTGCGTGGTTTGCAGGTAAACCCCCCGCCCCACCAGCGCGGCAAACGCCAAAGCCAAACCGCCGAGCACAAAGGCAATCCGCCCGTTGGTAGAAACGGGTTTCTTGGCTTTGGGCTGCTTGGGCAGCATCTGAGGCTTATATTCGTTTTTAATCAACATAGCAACTTCTCGTTTTTTTTCAGACGGCCTCGATTTGTTTTTAAGAAACCGCCGTTTATTTCATTTCAATCATGCGTGTATCTGATGCGCTCGGGGGTTGCAGCCTTTGCCGCTCCGCCGCTTCTTTAATTAGTGTATGGTTCGACAGCTTGGCCTGTTCGAGCTTCAAACGCGCATAATCCTGCTCAAGCTGGACTTCGTGCTTTTCGGCCTTATCCAGCGAAATATAGTATTGGCGCGACTGGTCTTGCACGGTTACCACCGCCAAGCCCGACAACAATGCCACTACCAATAAAATAACGTTTAATTTATTCATATTTTCAAACGGCCTTCGTTTTCAGACGGCCTGTTGCACCGGCAGGCGCGCCGCCGGTTAACATGCTTCAAAACTGCCGCCGGTGCGCTCGGCAACACGCAATACGGCCGAACGTGCGCGCGGGTTGGCAGCGGTTTCCTCTCCGTCCGGCTTAACGGCCTTGCCCACCGGCTTTAACGGCGGCTGCGGCAAATCGGCTTCTTTCACCGCCGCCCAGCGGGGCAAGGGCGGATGCTGCGAATAACGCTTGATAAACTGTTTTACGATGCGGTCTTCCAGCGAGTGGAAGGCAATCACCGCCAGCCTGCCACCTTCTTTCAGGCGACCCGCCGCCTGCGGCAGCACGGCTTCTATTTCTTCAAGCTCACGGTTGATGAAGATGCGAACGGCCTGAAACGTCCGGGTCGCCGGGTCTTGTCCGCGCTCGCGGCTACGGACGTTTTGCGCCACGAGCTGCGCCAGCTTGCGGGTTGTATCGATGGGCGCCGTTTCGCGCTGCGAAACGACAGCGCGCGCAATCTGGCGACTAAACCGCTCTTCACCATAATTTTTGATTACCTCGTGTATTTCCTGCTCGGCGGCGCTTGCCAGCCATTCGGCCGCCGAAATGCCGCGCGTAGGGTCCATGCGCATATCCAGCGGAGCATCGAAACGGAAGCTGAATCCGCGCGCCGCTTCGTCGATCTGCGGCGACGAAATGCCCAAATCAAACAAGGCGCCGTCTATTTGGCCGATACCCAGCCCGTCTAAGGCCGTCTGAAAAGTAGCGAAGCCGTTATGCACCACGCTCACGCGCTTGTCTTGCGCCGCCAATTCGTTGGCAACGGCAATGGCCTGCGGGTCTTTGTCGAACACCACCAAGCGGCCTTCGCTGCCCAGTTTCGACAGAATCAGGCGGGAATGCCCTCCCCTGCCGAATGTGCCGTCCACATAAACACCGTTTTCCCGCACGGCCAGCGCATCCACCGCCTCGTGCAGCAGCACGGTGATGTGCTGCAAAGTTTCGGCACCGCTCACAGTTGCAAATCCGTTTGGCTCAATTCGGAAGCCAACTCGTCGGGATCGATATCCAAGGCCTGATCCATTTCAGCCTCCCAATGCTCGCGTCCCCACAGCTCCAAGCGGTTGGCACGCCCCACCAGCGTGACTTCCTTATCGAAATCCACGCGGCGGCGCAGGTTGGCGGGCAGCAACACGCGCCCGGCCGTATCCAGCTCCAGTGTGTCGGCATTGTGCAGCAACAGGTTTTGGTAGCGTTGCAGCGTAGGATTGCCTGCCGTTTTCAACGCCAGCAGCTGCCTGGCCACGCCTTCCCATTCGGCTTCGGGATAAATCAGCAGGCGGCTGCGCGAATCCAGCGTTGCCACAACGGCCGGTGTGTAATGGCGCAACAGCAGTTCGCGGAACTTGGCAGGAATCGCCAACCGCCCTTTGCTGTCTATGCTCAACTCGTGAACGCCGCCAAACACTTTATCCCACTCCGTGATTAAAAACGGGCAATGAAGACACTTTGACACACATTACCCCACATGCCCACACTATATGCAATTTCAACATTGCGGTCAAACCCGCTTTTCTGAAAAAATAACCAGTAAGACAAACACTTAAGCATCAAAAAAGCAGACATCTCGCCCGCTTTATGCACCTGACACACATAAAAACACAATATCTAGTATTAATATTATATTACAATTACCATATATAGTAAAAATTATGAAATAGAGTCCGTTTTCTAATAAAGGGTATAATATCTTGGCCCTTTGATAAAATTTACACGTTCTAACATTTATGACTGCGCAATTACCCGCCCCTTCTGCCGCCGCCGCAACATCCTCCGAAGCCTTGCAAAGCCTGATTGCGGCAGACATCCGCGGGCGCGGCGGCTGGATTCCGTTTTCCCGCTTCATGGAGCTGGCGCTCTATGCCCCCCGATACGGCTACTACACCGGCGGCGCACACAAAATCGGGGCGGCGGGCGATTTTGTTACCGCCCCCGCCCTCACCCCCTTGTTCGGCCGCACACTCGCCAACCAACTTGCCCCGCTGCTGCCGCAAACCGACGGCAACATCTATGAATTCGGCGCCGGCACAGGCGAATTGGCCGCCGATTTGCTGCAATCGCTTTCAGACGGCCTCAAGAATTACTACATCATTGAAATATCAAGCGAACTGGCCGAACGCCAGCGTGATCGCATCTGCAAACAAGTGCCGGAAGCGGCCGGGAAAGTTATCCACTTAGCCGAATTGCCCGACACTTTCGACGGCATCGTCATCGGTAACGAAGTGCTCGATGCCATGCCCTGCGAGCTTATCCGACGCGAACACGGGCAGTTTTGGCAAATCGGTGTGGCATTGGAGCATAATGCTTTCGTCCAAGCCCCGCGCCTGCTCGAACAAGCCGGCTTGCTGGCAAGCGCCGCCGCCTGCTTTCCGCCCGACGAGCCGTACACCAGCGAGCTGCACCCCGCCCAACACGCCTTTATCCGCACGCTGGCGGGCAAACTCGTGCGTGGCGGCATGATTTTTATCGACTACGGCTTCGATGCCGCCCAGTATTACCACCCACAGCGGCACGCGGGCACCTTAATCGGGCACTACCGCCACCACACCGTACACGATCCGTTTTTCCACATCGGCCTCACCGATCTGACCGCCCATGTCAACTTCACCGATATTGCCCAAGCCGGCACCGACGGCGGCTTGGATTTAATCGGCTACACCACCCAGGCCAATTTCTTGCTCAACCTCGGCATCACCGGCCTGCTGGCACAAACCGCCAAACCCGGAACACCCGCCTATATCCGCGAAACCGCCGCCCTGCACAAACTGTTGGGCCAACACGAAATGGGCGAACTGTTTAAAGTGATGGCGTTCGGGCGCGGCGTAGAAGTGGATTGGCAGGGCTTTATATCGGGCGACATCTGTCACAAACTTTAGATCTTTCCGCACGGCAAAGGCCGCCTGAAAACATTTCAGACGGCCTTTAAATATTTTTTCCCATAAAAATCAAATGAAAGCGCATAATTTCCGATAAAGCGGTTGCCCGTCCGGAAAAAAACCGTATAATTGCGCTTTCACCAAACGGCGAATTAGCTCAGTCGGTTAGAGCAGAGGAATCATAATCCTTGTGTCCGGGGTTCGAGTCCCTGATTCGCCACCAGAACTTTGGGGGTATAGCTCAGTTGGTAGAGCGCTTGCATGGCATGCAAGAGGTCAGCGGTTCGATCCCGCTTACCTCCACCAGATTTGAAAAGCACTTGGTTAAAACCAAGTGCTTTTTTACTGTGAAGGCCGTCTGAAAAGTTTCAGACGGCCTTCAATCTTGAGACCTTTGCCAAAAGTCGTTTTAGTCCTGAATTTACTTATGTTTCGTCATACTCGGGCTTGACCAGAGTATCCCTTTTTCTTCTAAAACAAACAGATACTCGGGTCAAGCCCGAGTATGACGCAAGTATTTTCAGGTATCTAAAAGAATTTTGCAAAGATCTCAGCCTGCGCAAAATTATCTTTCCGGCAGTTTAACCACCACCGTATCAGCCAGCATATCCTGCAAAGTGCGGCGGTTTTTCGTTTTGTTAAACAACATCACCAAACACACCACCCACAACAGCTGTGATAACGCATTCCCAATCAATTCGGCCGTTTCAGGGCTGCCTTGCACCACGAGCGTAATCAGATAACCCGCAATCATCGAAGCAATGCTCACGATAACGTTAAACAAAATCTCGCGCAGCATCACCGTGCCCCAAAAGCCGGGGTTTTCACCGTTGCTTTTCAACACTCTGATTTTCATGATTCTTTTGCCGAAAGACTGCCCGTCCCGCGCCATCAGCCACATTTGTGCGGCTGCATAAACCAGCAACAGCAGCAAGCTGCCCGCCACCAAAGGGCCGTTCCACGCGATTTGATCCAAAAATTCGGGGTTCTGCTCATCCCAATGCTCCATTAGGGGCAGCACAATGCTGTAAAAAAACGGAACAAAAACCAGCACGGTAAACACCACATTCAAAAGATAGGCCGCGATTCTGCTGCCCGCCGTGGCAATATCCACCTCCACGATTTCTTCGCCGGCGGGTGCGGGGTGGGAATTGAGTGTGTCCATATTTGACGCTCCGTTTCAAGATTTGGAAAATTTTGCCACCTTACCACAAAAAAGCCTTTACTTTTACCCTTTCGGGGGTTAAAACGCTAACTTGATTATCTTTCCTTATTTTGTAAACAATTTTTCGTTTAGGAGCAAACAATGAAAGTAGGATTCGTCGGCTGGCGCGGCATGGTCGGTTCGGTTTTGATGCAGCGCATGCAGGAAGAAAACGACTTCGCCCATATTCCCGAAGCCGTATTCTTCACCACCTCTAACGTAGGCGGCGCCGCTCCCGACTTCGGCCAAGCCGCCAAAACCCTGTTGGATGCCAACGATACCGCCGAGCTGGCGAAAATGGACATCATCGTTACCTGCCAGGGCGGTGATTACACCAAAGCCGTATTCAAACCGCTGCGTGATTCCGGCTGGAACGGCTATTGGATTGATGCGGCTTCTTCGCTGCGCATGAACGACGATGCGGTGATTATTCTCGACCCCGTCAACCGCAACGTTATCGGCCAAGCCCTGCAAAACGGTGTGAAAAACTACATCGGCGGCAACTGCACCGTATCGCTGATGCTGATGGCTTTGGGCGGCCTGTTCCAAAACGACTTGGTGGAATGGGCAACCAGCATGACCTACCAAGCCGCTTCGGGCGCGGGTGCCAAAAATATGCGCGAACTGATCGAAGGCATGGGTGCGATTCACAACGAAGTCAAAGCCGAAATCGCCGACCCCGCCGGCGCGATTTTGGATATCGACCGCAAAGTGTCCGATTTTCTGCGCAGCGATGCTTTCCCCTCCGCCAACTTCGGCGTGCCGCTGGCCGGCAGCCTGATTCCGTGGATTGATGCCGACTTGGGCAACGGCCAATCGAAAGAAGAATGGAAAGGCGGCGTGGAAACCAACAAAATCCTCGGCCGCAGCGCCAACCCCACCGTTATCGACGGCCTGTGCGTGCGCGTGGGCGCGATGCGCTGCCACAGCCAAGCCATCACGCTGAAGCTGAAAAAAGATTTGCCGGTGGCCGAAATCGAAAAACTGCTGGCCGAAGCCAACGATTGGGTGAAAGTTATCCCCAACGAAAAAGAAGCCAGCATCCACGAGCTGACCCCCGCCAAAGTAACCGGCACATTAAGCGTACCCGTGGGCCGCATCCGCAAACTGGGCATGGGCGGCGAATACATCAGCGCATTTACCGTTGGCGACCAGCTTCTTTGGGGGGCCGCCGAGCCGCTGCGCCGTATGCTGCGGATTGTGTTGGGCAATTTGGATTCGTAACCGGTTTGCCAAACATATAATGTAATGACTAAAGGCCGCCTGAAATGTTTCAGACGGCCTTTTTCATATCTGTTTTATTCGGCTAACATTTCCACCTGTTTCACCCGCTCGGCAGTTACCGGATGGGAGCCGAACACCTGTGCCGCACCGCTTTCGCCGTGGCCGTGGCTGCTGTTTAAGCGTTGCAAGAAATCTGCCAGGTGTTTTGGCGGAATATTTTGACGCTTCAATGCGTTAATGGCATAACGGTCGGCTTCCAGCTCGAATGTTTGGGAATACTGCGCTGCCACCAGCATGGCCGGCAGGTTGGAAAGCAAATCGCTTGTATCACCCGTTATCAGCAGCAAAAACACGCCGGTGCCGATTCCGCGCAGAGCCTGCTGCAAACTGTGCCGCTCGCTTAAATGGCCTTGCTCATGGGCCAAAACCGCAAGAATTTCATTATCGTGCTTGGCAAGGGCGATCAGCTCGTCGGTTAAAACTATCGTATTGTTGGGTATGGCCAAAGCATTGGCCCCGAGGCCGTTCCCTTGTCTGAACAATAATTTTGCGGGCTTTTCCGGTTTTAAGGTTTGATAAAGATTCGATATTTCGCGCTTTCTCGCCGCACTCAGGCGGCTTTCTCCGGTTAAACCGACAATGGCTTTTTCGGCCTGGCCGCCGATGTCGTCCAACGTTTGGGCAGGCAAATGCCGGGCGGCATAATAGGCGGCGGCAGGAATGCCCCATTTAAACACCGCCGTAATCACACAAACCACTACAACCAAGCCGATGCCTGCCCATTTCCAGCTCTGTTCGAGCCGGCCGACATGCTTCAGCATGGCCCTGTTTTGCAGCGGCAGCCAGTCGGGCACATGATGGTCGGGAAACTCGATGCGGGCATCATCCGGCAACTCCAACACCGGCAATACCCCGCCCACGCCCGCAAGGTAGGCCGCGCTGTGCAGCGGATAAAAATCTGTTTGGCCGCCGCCGTAAACGATGCGCAACCGCTCTCCGTCCAGCGACAATTCGGCCTGATGGGGCGTATTGCGCTTGCCGTCGTAATAACGTACCGTAACAGATTCTGCCATTACCTGTTCTCCCGCTGCCGTCTCACAGTGAAATATCGATATCGAACACATCGGCGATTTCTTCGCCTATGCTGTGCGGATCATTCTGTGCCTGATTAACCAGGTTTTGCGGATCATCATACAAATCCACCTGCAACGATGCCGACTGATACCGATAAAGCCTGACCGCCGCCCACGGGTGCAGCAGGCCGAGGGTGAACACCATGGCAACATAGTTGGTGAATTTAATCCACGCATATTTTATCGGAGACAAATCGGTGGAAATACGGCTGTTACCCACTTGCACATTCTGCCAGGTGGCGCGGAACAGATAGGCTTGTGTCAGCGGCACAAACAAACCTATCATTAAAATATAAAGTGCCGCAGCAGCCGCTACAAACAAACCGCCCACCACCTCCGGACGCCCGGGGGTTTGCAACATCATACCCAATATCATAACCACAAATCCGGCCAGCAGTATCCATAAATAAGGCTTCAACACCGCGCCGTAAAAATCGGCCCAACCCGATTGCAATTCAAACTTCAAACCGCCGATATGCAGATGGTTGATTTGATAAGATTTAAACCAATACAGCGCCACCGGATAGAGCAAGCCGAAACTCAAAAGCGTAACCAACAGGCATTTGGCAAACAGCCAATAAGTCTGCCCTTGGGAAGCAGAAAAATAAAAGCGGCTGTTGCCGTATTTACTGTTTCTGGCGCGGAAACGCATAGTAGAGCGCACCAGCCACGGCACGGCAACCAATGCCACTCCCCATACCGCCAGCGCATA
The sequence above is a segment of the Neisseria dentiae genome. Coding sequences within it:
- a CDS encoding Abi family protein, which translates into the protein MYEPIKPWRDFADQVALLESRGLRIDDRERAEKYLRRIGYYRLSGYFHVFRQWDETNQKLLDDFIESSHFESVLSLYLFDKKLRFLALDALERIEMAVRVDIVHTLGKYDPMAHKNPDCLHGNFTKKKNKSTDKTEHEMWLERFAELEKRAEKKNNPLVIHNMQKYGCLPIWAAGCLWDFGTMSWLYGGMKYQDKNQIAQKYGAVNGDIFAQWLDSLNDIRNIAAHHDRLWNINIHRSSAPITKDGYWKRVDSKRPFFYFCIMQSMLKVLCPGSLWADRFDRLLEEFPGNVPSRNISLNRFGLIENYKEWHLWQK
- a CDS encoding M23 family metallopeptidase; protein product: MISKPAKRLVCFATVSVFLWGCQATRPNQELAELRAQPAPAEQSLINPVKGQKFADTWGAARSGGRRHEGVDIFADKGTPVRSTTDGIVTKRGKNRLGGKVIGIQGPGAWHYYAHLKKFAGAKLYDRVKAGEVIGYVGKTGNAKKTPAHLHYGVYTTHGGAVNPYPLIDQER
- a CDS encoding peptidase yields the protein MMDTKKLVKASNIIGVVSIVLLVYWVFAFILIQVFGLKVFREHITEIFGLSILGVVALMAGALMLNIMLNLTRIAERGEEVSVKSGKKWLYACLLVFPLLAALLFGGNYLTAQQKQQLLIESAQRLIQNHPKQTEAVTAYRFGLPYIRNTAGHLELLEKQDSAFNSVTVIVPDNIGGTPVYLNFGSNIPKEGAAETAAAAVADNGRQEDAVTYRTAEGKQETLRKADYLHRADLREREYLQKVFQNQSDEIRFVSDNGRYELFYPYRKNGRTLAVFRLSDYQYYGKLGS
- a CDS encoding UDP-N-acetylmuramoyl-L-alanyl-D-glutamate--2,6-diaminopimelate ligase, producing the protein MFSERVPPAETDLPPLLCESAAGRLLHSDSRKIQPGDIFVACQGEYTDGRSFIPAAIANGAAFVFWDDDGSFAWQPEWSVPNQGIKDLKHRAGILAAEVYGNVSNNHANGPAVWGVTGTNGKTSVTQWLAQAADLLEGRPKSCAVIGTVGNGFWGELVEATHTTPDPVSVQTLLHRFKQQGARAVAMEVSSHGLDQARVNGVPFQTAVFTNLTRDHLDYHGSMEAYGEIKSRLFYWQGLQHAVINADDGYGAELAGRLKTERPGLAVYRYGFAEDADIRITGFSATSGGMTVMLDTPWGAGKCQTRLLGCFNAQNLAACVGVLCAAGYPLQPVLNALARIRPATGRMDCIMNPGKPLVVVDYAHTPDALEKALATLQEIKPQGASLWCVFGCGGNRDKGKRPLMGAAAVAGADKVVVTSDNPRMEEPQAIIDDILPAVPNPEHIEADRRAAIEYAVKHAAADDIILIAGKGHETYQDVQGEKHHFSDFEEAEKALAQR
- a CDS encoding peptidoglycan D,D-transpeptidase FtsI family protein → MLIKNEYKPQMLPKQPKAKKPVSTNGRIAFVLGGLALAFAALVGRGVYLQTTQHEFLKNQGDQRFVRTVALPASRGTITDRNGATLALSAPTESLYAVPSGMDIQPTAEQLERLSALIGVPVATIEERLAKKDKDFIYLKRQLNKETADKVAALGIKGLAFQQETKRHYPMGNLFAHVIGFTNIDGKGQEGLELAREDDLRGENGAKVVLRDNKGNIVDSLDSPRNRDPQNGRDIVMSLDQRIQALAYDELNKAIAHHRAKAGSAVVLDAQTGEILALVNSPAYDPNNPGGADSEQRRNRAVTDMIEPGSAMKPFPIAKALDEGKASVNSRFNTLPFKIGPATVRDTHVYPSLDVRGIMQKSSNVGTSKLSAMFKPEEMHAFYQSLGIGRRMHSGFPGETPGMLRKWQNWKPIEQATMSFGYGLQMSLLQLARAYTVITSDGELLPVSFEKQEAPPKGEQIIKPETARAVREIMISVTEKGGTGTMGAVDGFDVGAKTGTARKLVNGRYASDKHVATFIGFAPAEKPRVIVAVSVDEPSANGYYGGVVAGPVFKGIMSGSLNILGVSPTKPLKETPTIQTAKR
- the ftsL gene encoding cell division protein FtsL; protein product: MNKLNVILLVVALLSGLAVVTVQDQSRQYYISLDKAEKHEVQLEQDYARLKLEQAKLSNHTLIKEAAERQRLQPPSASDTRMIEMK